In a genomic window of Sus scrofa isolate TJ Tabasco breed Duroc chromosome 4, Sscrofa11.1, whole genome shotgun sequence:
- the RNF139 gene encoding E3 ubiquitin-protein ligase RNF139 — translation MAAVGPPQQQVRMAHQQVWAALEVALRVPCLYIIDAIFNSYYDSSQSRFCFGLQVFLRLFGILVSSIVLILSQRSLFKFYMYSSAFLLAATSVLVNYYAALHIDFYGAYNTSAFGIELLPRKGPSLWMALIVLQLTFGIGYITLLQIHSVYSQLIILDLLVPVIGLITELPLHIRETLVFTSSLILTLNTVLVLAVKLKWFYYSTRYVYLLVRHMYRIYGLQLLMEDTWKRIRFPDVLRVFWLTRITAQATVLMYILRMANETESFFISWDDFWDLICNLIISGCDSTLTVLGMSAVISSIAHYLGLGILAFIGSTEEDDRRLGFVAPVLFFILALQTGLSGLRPEERLIRLSRNMCLLLTAVLHFIHGMTDPVLMSLSASHVSSFRRHFPVLFVSACLFILPVLLSYVLWHHYALNTWLFAVTAFCVELCLKVIVSLTVYTLFMIDGYYNVLWEKLDDYVYYVRSTGNIIEFIFGVVMFGNGAYTMMFESGSKIRACMMCLHAYFNIYLQAKNGWKTFMNRRTAVKKINSLPELKGSRLQEIDDVCAICYHEFTTSARITPCNHYFHALCLRKWLYIQDTCPMCHQKVYIEDDVKDNSNISNINGFIAPNENPEEAVGEAAAEPDRELNEDDSTDCDDDAQRERNGVIQHTGTATEELINDDTD, via the coding sequence gtatACTTGTATCCAGTATTGTTCTGATCTTGTCACAGCGATCACTTTTCAAATTTTACATGTACAGCTCAGCCTTTCTATTAGCTGCGACTTCAGTGTTGGTAAATTATTATGCTGCTTTGCACATTGACTTCTATGGTGCCTACAACACGTCAGCTTTTGGAATTGAGCTGCTGCCTCGAAAAGGACCCTCACTATGGATGGCACTCATCGTTCTACAGCTAACATTTGGAATCGGATACATTACACTACTCCAAATTCATTCCGTCTATTCACAGTTAATTATTCTGGATCTCTTGGTTCCTGTAATAGGCTTAATCACAGAGCTACCATTACATATCCGAGAGACTTtagtttttacttcttccttgaTTCTCACATTAAATACAGTGCTTGTCTTGGCTGTGAAACTTAAGTGGTTTTATTATTCCACAAGATACGTTTATCTCTTAGTGAGGCACATGTACCGAATTTATGGATTACAGTTACTAATGGAGGACACGTGGAAGAGGATTCGCTTCCCAGATGTCCTGCGAGTCTTTTGGCTAACCAGAATTACAGCTCAGGCGACAGTATTAATGTACATTTTAAGGATGGCAAATGAAACTGAgtccttctttatttcttgggATGATTTCTGGGACCTCATTTGCAATCTTATAATTAGTGGATGTGATTCTACACTCACTGTACTGGGCATGAGTGCTGTAATTTCCTCAATAGCCCATTATTTGGGCCTTGGAATATTGGCCTTTATTGGCTCAACTGAAGAAGATGACAGGCGGCTTGGCTTTGTGgcacctgttttattttttattttggctcttCAGACTGGTTTAAGTGGGCTAAGACCGGAAGAGAGACTTATTCGCTTAAGTAGAAACATGTGCCTTTTATTAACTGCAGTCCTGCATTTCATCCATGGAATGACAGACCCTGTATTAATGTCTCTCAGTGCCTCTCATGTGTCATCTTTTCGTAGACATTTTCCTGTGCTCTTTGTTTCTGCTTGCCTGTTTATTCTGCCTGTTTTACTCAGTTATGTTCTTTGGCATCACTATGCACTAAATACATGGTTGTTTGCAGTTACAGCCTTTTGTGTGGAACTCTGCTTAAAAGTAATTGTTTCCCTCACTGTTTATACGTTATTCATGATTGATGGCTACTATAATGTCCTCTGGGAAAAGCTGGATGATTATGTCTACTACGTTCGTTCAACAGGCAATATTATTGAATTTATATTCGGAGTAGTAATGTTTGGAAATGGGGCTTATACTATGATGTTTGAATCAGGAAGTAAGATTCGGGCTTGTATGATGTGCTTACATGCATATTTTAATATCTACTTACAAGCAAAAAATGGCTGGAAGACATTCATGAATCGGAGAACTGCTGTAAAGAAAATCAATTCACTTCCTGAACTAAAAGGGAGCCGCCTACAAGAAATAGATGATGTTTGTGCAATCTGCTATCATGAGTTTACCACATCTGCTCGCATCACACCCTGTAATCATTACTTCCATGCACTTTGCCTTCGGAAATGGTTGTACATTCAAGATACTTGTCCAATGTGCCATCAAAAAGTGTACATCGAAGATGATGTCAAGGATAATTCAAATATATCTAATATCAATGGATTTATTGCACCCAATGAAAATCCAGAGGAAGCTGTAGGAGAAGCTGCTGCTGAACCTGACAGGGAATTGAACGAAGATGACAGTACGGATTGTGACGATGAtgctcagagagaaagaaatggcgTGATTCAGCACACAGGCACAGCGACTGAAGAACTGATTAATGATGATACTGATTAA